A single region of the Corallococcus macrosporus genome encodes:
- a CDS encoding Ig-like domain-containing protein, producing MAPTSDDSALASYRDAAPLAQAWRLASLVVLVLLPLGASAAPTLRYQTDQRGDFVLFGNTLSQECRTGTPAPLVGTVGACGNNIDDQAADVHWTTNGSTASADTSVAPGSARSQAVLALPAGAVVTYARLYWSAVRSVQNSTGTMAPGTSVTLARVGTFSTPITADSSKGYTSGNNYAYQSTADVTSLVQQYGTGAYLLSGADVLDFRNVNDTFPYSGWAMVVFYRLASDPLRNLTLFDGLDIVSNGASATATLSGFLVPSSGYTAKLGVIAYEGENVYSGDALNFNGVALSDAQNPANNFFNGTRSRLGVAQSNAGDLPRFAGTPATLEGMDLDVVDITARVSGGQTSATVSATSSADQYLLGAFITSISTQKPDFIQTVKSVAPVSPRPDGSLRGGDVLEYTVQTTNTGDDSGILTVLTDALPSNVTYVPGSLRVTSGANTGAKTDATGDDQGDYDAANRRLTVRLGTGANATQGGVINIGESTTLVFRVTINVGASGSIDNQAIVRSTGQQGAPQTSFPSSPPVGTGPTTTPVGGPPAPAVTSPAANATLTTRTPPFSGTGEAGNTVTVREGTTVLCTATVSAGGTWSCTSTVQLADGAHTVTAQAADANGNLSPTTSVDFSVDATAPVAPVISTPAQNAQLNTTTPTFTGTAEAGSTVTVREGTTVLCTATANASGVWSCTSSTLAQGAHTISATARDAAGNTGPASTAVPFSVDTVAPAAPVVTAPTANQTVTTKTPVLSGTAEGGSTVTVREGTTVLCTATANASGAWSCTSASLSEGAHTVTATARDAAGNTGPASTAVPFTVDSIAPVAPVITAPTSGQTVATQTPALSGTAEANSTVTVREGTTVLCTTTANGSGAWSCTSSQLTDGSHTISATARDAAGNTGPASTSVPFTVDTTAPIAPVIASPTANQTVATQTPTLSGTAEPNSAVTVREGTTVLCTATANSSGAWSCTSSTLTDGPHTLTATARDAAGNTGPASTAVPFSVDTTAPAIPVVTAPTSGQAVSTSTPAITGTAEAGSTVTVREGTTVLCTATADESGAWSCTSSALTDGPHTVSVTARDAVGNTSPARTVSFTVDATLPDAPVIVAPANGAALNASPVTYSGTAEPGSRVTATLDGTPLGTVTANASGEWSFTPGIVLDDGGHTLTAVARDGAGNDSPVATSLFTVDTSAPDAPVFTAPAQSSTVTTARPAITGTADVGTQVTLVIGGDTFGPLTVDASGNWSFTPATDLPQGAITVSATASDAAGNVSDAAQLKFTVDSVSPDTVITSQPPVASNSTSATFTFRGTDADVAGFVCTLDATSVPCASPYTATNLDAGPHTFTVAAVDAVGNVDPSPASYTWTVDVTRPDAPIVLQPTSGEVLTAASPVITGTAEPGSTVYLVLDNGAPLGPILVNAQGEWSYPVQATLADGSHALSATATDAAGNVSEPVSLTFFIDTDAPDTTIESGPAQPSNSASATFEFSSTGGGIRYECSVDEGTFTDCDSPFTLDSLAEGEHTLAVRAVDAAGNVDPTPAEYTWTVDLSAPPSPAITSPANGALFNTGAVSYAGTAEAGTTVRVTVDDVFVGTATVSDTGTWTFTTGPVLGTGAHTVSATSVDAAGNSSQATSVTFTVDLVAPDTVLTASVPAVTSNRDASFEFTSDDATATFECRFGTTGAFVPCMSPQERTALADGTYTVQVRAVDTAGNVDPTPATFTWTVDTTAPDTFIRSGPAANDAPNPATFDLDSDETGVSYACSLDDGPFTPCSDPALFTVTPGPHTLAVRATDAAGNVDASPATWSWSATDDADNDGLTDAEEAQAGTDPRNRDTDGDGLSDGVEVHSGRTNPLDDDSDDDGLLDGNEDANHDGVTQATETDPTLADSDADGLTDGLELGLAAPQGTGTDPARFVADADPSTTTDPLKADTDSGGVWDGIEDKNHNGKVDPGETDPLDAADDVDADGDGVDNATELELGLDPFNPDTDGDGLPDGIDGLVDTDGDGLIDARDTDSDNDGLTDGEEDVNHDGITQATETDRRNADTDGDGLKDGVEVHGQNPTDPLARDTDGDGLSDGEEDVNANGVRDANETDPNREDSDEGGIPDGVEVKGGTNPLDADDDFTVLGRGCSTGGAGGLLPLALGLLAVPFLGRRRRALPARGLALAVAVGLSLGTASRAEAQAPVSQAIDVQQYKPGPGAYDVLGLHSARVAPHLTWNVGASLNYAHHPLNFFDPREETFVYRIVQQQVSLDLMGAVSLFDRLEVGLVLPLTVTGSESASAVSEQFADGVGSAGLGDLRVVPKLALLSKGALNLAVLAPFTLPTGGGDHFLGADGPTFQPRVAGEWATPSLRLLANVGVNLRKAQDLRNLRVGNEFAFGVGAEVPLTQALSAQATLAGAVGLSESDKEEFPLEVLGAVKYRFAQGFAAHVGAGPGLTRGYGTPAFRVLAGLAYTPGGAPAPVAAAREPTCTLGPEDFDGFQDDDGCLDPDDDHDGIPDVSDTCPTEPETVNGERDEDGCPDTVPEEKPVANATQPPAPLALPPAPVDTDGDGILDPEDRCPTVAEDPDGFEDEDGCPDPDNDKDGIADADDQCPLEAEVINGVKDDDGCPDKGASKVRLEGSRIVILDKVYFATGKDVILPKSFPLLSQVAAVLRTHPELELVRVEGHTDSQGDDAKNLDLSQRRANTVRDWLVKNGIAAARLEAVGSGETKPVDTNDTPKGRENNRRVEFNIVKTAGQAEGVSP from the coding sequence ATGGCCCCCACCTCCGACGACTCCGCCCTCGCTTCGTACCGGGACGCCGCCCCCCTCGCGCAGGCCTGGAGGCTGGCCTCCCTGGTGGTCCTGGTGCTGCTGCCGCTGGGGGCGTCCGCCGCTCCGACGCTGCGCTACCAGACGGATCAGCGGGGCGACTTCGTGCTGTTCGGCAACACGCTGTCGCAGGAGTGCCGAACGGGAACGCCGGCGCCGCTGGTGGGCACGGTGGGCGCCTGCGGCAACAACATCGATGACCAGGCGGCGGACGTGCACTGGACGACCAACGGCAGCACGGCGTCCGCGGACACGTCCGTGGCACCGGGAAGCGCGAGGAGCCAGGCGGTGCTCGCGCTGCCCGCGGGCGCGGTGGTGACGTACGCGCGGCTGTACTGGAGCGCGGTGCGCTCGGTGCAGAACAGCACGGGCACCATGGCCCCGGGCACCTCCGTGACGCTGGCGCGCGTGGGCACGTTCTCCACGCCCATCACCGCGGACTCCAGCAAGGGCTACACGAGCGGCAACAACTACGCCTACCAGTCCACGGCGGACGTGACGTCGCTGGTGCAGCAGTACGGCACGGGCGCGTACCTGCTCTCCGGCGCGGACGTGCTGGACTTCCGCAACGTCAACGACACCTTCCCCTACTCCGGCTGGGCGATGGTCGTCTTCTACCGGCTCGCCAGCGATCCCCTGCGCAACCTCACCCTCTTCGACGGCCTGGACATCGTGAGCAACGGCGCGAGCGCGACGGCCACGCTGTCCGGCTTCCTGGTGCCGTCCTCCGGCTACACGGCGAAGCTGGGCGTCATCGCCTACGAGGGTGAGAACGTCTATTCGGGCGACGCGCTGAACTTCAACGGCGTGGCCCTGTCCGACGCGCAGAACCCGGCGAACAACTTCTTCAACGGCACGCGCAGCCGGCTGGGCGTGGCGCAGAGCAACGCCGGGGACCTGCCGCGCTTCGCCGGCACGCCAGCCACGCTCGAAGGCATGGACCTGGACGTCGTGGACATCACCGCGCGCGTCTCCGGGGGCCAGACGTCCGCGACGGTGTCCGCGACCTCCTCGGCGGACCAGTACCTGCTGGGCGCGTTCATCACGTCCATCTCCACGCAGAAGCCGGACTTCATCCAGACGGTGAAGAGCGTGGCGCCCGTGTCGCCGCGTCCGGACGGCAGCCTGCGCGGCGGCGACGTGCTGGAGTACACGGTGCAGACGACGAACACGGGCGATGACTCCGGCATCCTCACCGTGCTCACGGACGCGCTGCCCTCGAACGTCACCTACGTGCCGGGCTCGCTGCGGGTGACCTCGGGCGCCAACACCGGCGCGAAGACGGACGCGACGGGCGATGACCAGGGCGACTACGACGCGGCGAACCGCCGGCTCACGGTGCGCCTGGGGACGGGCGCCAACGCCACGCAGGGCGGCGTCATCAACATCGGAGAGAGCACGACCCTCGTCTTCCGGGTGACCATCAACGTGGGGGCCTCGGGGAGCATCGACAACCAGGCCATCGTGCGCAGCACCGGGCAGCAGGGCGCGCCGCAGACATCGTTCCCGTCCTCGCCGCCGGTGGGGACCGGTCCCACGACGACGCCGGTGGGCGGTCCGCCCGCTCCGGCCGTGACGTCGCCCGCGGCCAACGCCACGCTGACGACGCGCACGCCTCCCTTCAGCGGCACGGGCGAAGCGGGCAACACCGTCACCGTGCGCGAGGGCACCACGGTGCTGTGCACCGCGACGGTGAGCGCGGGCGGCACATGGAGCTGCACCTCCACCGTGCAGCTCGCGGATGGCGCGCACACGGTGACGGCGCAGGCGGCGGACGCCAACGGCAACCTCAGCCCGACGACGTCCGTTGACTTCAGCGTGGACGCGACGGCGCCGGTGGCTCCGGTCATCTCCACGCCCGCGCAGAACGCGCAGCTCAACACGACGACGCCGACGTTCACGGGCACGGCGGAGGCGGGCAGCACCGTCACGGTGCGCGAGGGCACCACGGTCCTGTGCACCGCGACGGCCAATGCGTCGGGCGTCTGGTCCTGCACGTCCTCGACGCTCGCGCAGGGGGCGCACACGATCTCCGCCACCGCGCGCGACGCGGCGGGCAATACCGGCCCGGCGAGCACGGCCGTCCCCTTCTCCGTGGACACGGTCGCTCCGGCGGCGCCTGTCGTCACGGCACCCACGGCCAACCAGACGGTGACCACGAAGACGCCGGTCCTGTCCGGTACGGCGGAAGGCGGCAGCACCGTCACCGTGCGCGAGGGCACGACCGTCCTCTGCACCGCCACGGCGAATGCCTCCGGCGCGTGGTCGTGCACTTCGGCTTCGCTCTCGGAAGGTGCGCACACCGTGACCGCGACGGCTCGCGATGCCGCGGGCAATACCGGCCCGGCGAGCACGGCCGTCCCCTTCACCGTCGACTCCATCGCTCCCGTGGCTCCGGTCATCACGGCGCCGACCTCCGGTCAGACCGTGGCCACGCAGACGCCGGCGCTGTCCGGTACCGCCGAGGCGAACAGCACCGTCACCGTTCGTGAGGGCACGACGGTGCTGTGCACCACCACCGCGAACGGCTCCGGCGCCTGGTCCTGCACCTCGTCGCAGCTGACGGATGGCTCGCACACGATCTCCGCCACGGCGCGCGACGCGGCCGGCAACACCGGCCCGGCCAGCACGTCCGTCCCCTTCACCGTGGACACCACCGCGCCCATCGCGCCGGTCATCGCGTCGCCCACGGCCAACCAGACGGTGGCGACGCAGACGCCGACGCTCAGCGGCACGGCGGAGCCCAACAGCGCCGTGACCGTGCGCGAGGGCACCACCGTCCTGTGCACCGCCACGGCGAACAGCTCCGGTGCGTGGTCGTGCACGTCCTCCACGCTCACGGACGGCCCGCACACCCTCACCGCCACGGCGCGGGACGCGGCGGGCAACACGGGCCCGGCCAGCACGGCGGTGCCCTTCAGCGTGGACACCACCGCCCCGGCCATCCCCGTCGTCACGGCCCCCACGTCCGGCCAGGCGGTCTCCACCTCGACGCCCGCCATCACGGGCACGGCCGAAGCGGGCAGCACCGTGACGGTGCGCGAAGGCACCACCGTGCTGTGCACCGCGACGGCGGATGAATCCGGCGCGTGGTCCTGCACGTCCTCCGCGCTCACGGATGGCCCGCACACCGTGTCCGTCACGGCCCGCGACGCGGTGGGCAACACCAGCCCCGCGCGCACCGTGTCCTTCACCGTCGACGCCACCCTGCCGGACGCGCCGGTCATCGTCGCGCCCGCGAACGGCGCGGCGCTGAACGCGTCCCCCGTCACCTACAGCGGCACGGCCGAGCCCGGCAGCCGCGTCACGGCGACGCTGGACGGCACGCCGCTGGGCACCGTCACCGCCAATGCCTCCGGCGAATGGAGCTTCACGCCCGGCATCGTGCTCGATGACGGCGGCCACACGCTCACGGCCGTCGCGCGTGACGGCGCGGGCAACGACAGCCCCGTCGCCACCTCCCTCTTCACCGTGGACACCTCCGCGCCGGACGCGCCGGTCTTCACGGCACCGGCCCAGAGCTCGACCGTCACCACCGCTCGCCCGGCCATCACGGGCACCGCCGACGTCGGCACGCAGGTGACGCTCGTCATCGGCGGCGACACCTTCGGTCCGCTGACCGTGGACGCCTCCGGCAACTGGAGCTTCACGCCGGCCACCGACCTGCCCCAGGGCGCCATCACCGTCAGCGCCACCGCGAGCGACGCGGCGGGCAACGTCAGCGACGCGGCCCAGCTCAAGTTCACCGTGGACTCGGTGTCGCCCGACACCGTCATCACCTCGCAGCCTCCGGTGGCGAGCAACAGCACGTCCGCCACGTTCACCTTCCGTGGCACGGACGCGGATGTCGCGGGCTTCGTCTGCACGCTGGACGCCACCAGCGTGCCGTGCGCCTCGCCGTACACGGCCACGAACCTGGACGCGGGCCCGCACACGTTCACCGTCGCCGCCGTGGATGCGGTGGGCAACGTGGACCCCTCGCCCGCCAGCTACACCTGGACCGTGGACGTCACGCGTCCCGACGCGCCCATCGTCCTCCAGCCCACGAGCGGCGAGGTGCTCACCGCCGCCTCGCCCGTCATCACCGGCACCGCGGAGCCGGGCAGCACCGTGTACCTGGTCCTCGACAACGGCGCGCCGCTGGGGCCCATCCTCGTCAACGCGCAGGGCGAGTGGAGCTACCCCGTGCAGGCCACGCTCGCGGACGGTTCGCACGCACTGAGCGCCACCGCCACGGACGCGGCGGGCAACGTCAGCGAGCCCGTGTCGCTCACGTTCTTCATCGACACCGACGCGCCGGACACCACCATCGAGTCGGGCCCCGCCCAGCCCTCGAACAGCGCCAGCGCCACGTTCGAGTTCAGCTCCACCGGCGGCGGCATCCGCTACGAGTGCAGCGTGGATGAGGGCACGTTCACCGACTGCGACAGCCCCTTCACGCTCGACTCCCTCGCGGAGGGTGAGCACACCCTCGCCGTGCGCGCCGTGGACGCGGCGGGCAACGTCGACCCGACTCCGGCCGAGTACACCTGGACGGTGGACCTGTCCGCGCCTCCGTCGCCGGCCATCACCTCGCCCGCGAACGGCGCCCTCTTCAACACGGGCGCGGTGTCCTACGCCGGCACCGCGGAAGCTGGCACCACCGTGCGAGTGACGGTGGATGACGTCTTCGTGGGCACGGCCACCGTCTCCGACACGGGCACGTGGACGTTCACCACGGGCCCGGTGCTGGGCACCGGCGCGCACACCGTCTCCGCGACCTCGGTGGACGCGGCCGGCAACAGCAGCCAGGCCACGAGCGTCACCTTCACCGTGGACCTCGTCGCGCCGGACACGGTCCTCACCGCGTCCGTCCCCGCCGTCACCTCGAACCGCGACGCCTCCTTCGAGTTCACCTCGGACGACGCCACCGCGACCTTCGAGTGCCGCTTCGGCACGACGGGGGCCTTCGTCCCCTGCATGAGCCCGCAGGAGCGCACGGCGCTCGCGGACGGCACGTACACCGTGCAGGTGCGCGCAGTGGACACGGCCGGCAACGTGGACCCCACGCCCGCCACCTTCACGTGGACCGTGGACACCACCGCGCCCGACACGTTCATCCGCTCCGGTCCGGCCGCGAACGACGCGCCGAACCCCGCCACGTTCGACCTGGACTCCGACGAGACCGGCGTCAGCTACGCGTGCAGCCTGGATGACGGCCCGTTCACGCCGTGCTCGGACCCGGCCCTCTTCACCGTGACGCCCGGTCCCCACACCCTCGCCGTGCGCGCCACCGACGCGGCGGGCAACGTGGACGCCTCACCCGCCACCTGGTCCTGGTCCGCGACCGATGACGCCGACAACGACGGCCTCACCGACGCGGAAGAGGCCCAGGCCGGCACCGACCCGCGCAACCGCGACACGGACGGCGACGGCCTGTCCGACGGGGTGGAGGTCCACTCCGGCCGCACGAACCCGCTGGATGACGACTCCGACGACGACGGCCTGCTCGACGGCAACGAGGACGCCAACCACGACGGCGTCACCCAGGCCACGGAGACCGACCCGACGCTCGCGGACTCCGACGCCGACGGCCTCACCGATGGCCTGGAGCTGGGCCTCGCCGCGCCGCAGGGCACGGGCACCGACCCCGCCCGCTTCGTCGCGGACGCCGACCCGTCCACCACCACGGATCCGCTCAAGGCCGACACCGACAGCGGCGGCGTCTGGGACGGCATCGAGGACAAGAACCACAACGGCAAGGTGGACCCGGGCGAGACGGATCCGCTCGACGCCGCCGACGACGTGGACGCCGACGGTGACGGCGTGGACAACGCCACCGAGCTGGAGCTGGGGTTGGATCCGTTCAACCCCGACACGGACGGCGACGGTCTGCCGGATGGCATTGATGGGCTGGTCGACACCGACGGCGACGGACTCATCGACGCGCGGGACACCGACAGCGACAATGACGGGCTCACGGATGGCGAGGAAGACGTGAACCACGACGGCATCACCCAGGCCACGGAGACCGACCGCCGCAACGCCGACACGGACGGCGACGGCCTGAAGGATGGCGTCGAGGTGCACGGGCAGAACCCCACCGACCCGCTGGCCCGCGACACGGACGGCGACGGCCTGTCCGATGGTGAAGAGGACGTCAACGCCAACGGCGTCCGCGACGCCAACGAGACCGACCCCAATCGCGAGGACAGCGACGAGGGCGGCATCCCTGACGGTGTCGAGGTGAAGGGTGGCACCAACCCGCTCGACGCCGATGACGACTTCACCGTGCTGGGCCGGGGCTGCTCGACGGGCGGCGCCGGGGGTCTGCTCCCGCTGGCGCTGGGCCTGCTGGCCGTGCCGTTCCTCGGCCGTCGCCGCCGCGCCCTCCCCGCCCGGGGCCTGGCGTTGGCGGTGGCCGTGGGCCTGTCGCTGGGCACCGCGTCGCGGGCGGAGGCCCAGGCGCCGGTGTCGCAGGCCATCGACGTGCAGCAGTACAAGCCGGGGCCGGGCGCATATGACGTGCTCGGACTGCACAGCGCCCGCGTCGCGCCGCACCTGACGTGGAACGTGGGCGCGTCACTCAACTACGCGCACCACCCGCTGAACTTCTTCGACCCGCGCGAGGAGACGTTCGTCTACCGCATCGTGCAGCAGCAGGTCTCCCTGGACCTGATGGGCGCGGTGTCCCTCTTCGACCGGTTGGAGGTGGGCCTGGTGCTGCCGTTGACGGTCACCGGCTCGGAGTCCGCGAGCGCCGTGTCCGAACAGTTCGCGGACGGCGTGGGCTCCGCGGGCCTGGGCGACCTGCGCGTGGTGCCCAAGCTGGCGCTGCTGTCGAAGGGTGCGCTGAACCTGGCGGTGCTCGCGCCCTTCACCCTGCCCACCGGCGGCGGGGACCACTTCCTGGGCGCGGACGGGCCCACCTTCCAGCCGCGCGTGGCCGGTGAGTGGGCCACGCCGTCGCTGCGGCTGCTCGCCAACGTGGGCGTCAACCTGCGCAAGGCCCAGGACCTGCGCAACCTGCGCGTGGGCAACGAGTTCGCGTTCGGCGTGGGCGCGGAGGTGCCGCTCACGCAGGCGCTGTCCGCACAGGCCACGCTCGCGGGCGCGGTGGGCCTGTCGGAGTCCGACAAGGAGGAGTTCCCGCTGGAGGTGCTGGGCGCGGTGAAGTACCGCTTCGCCCAGGGCTTCGCCGCGCACGTCGGCGCGGGGCCGGGCCTGACGCGCGGCTACGGCACGCCCGCCTTCCGCGTCCTCGCGGGGCTGGCCTACACGCCGGGAGGCGCACCGGCCCCGGTGGCCGCCGCGCGCGAGCCCACCTGCACGCTGGGGCCCGAGGACTTCGACGGCTTCCAGGACGACGACGGCTGTCTGGATCCGGATGACGACCACGACGGCATCCCCGACGTGAGCGACACCTGCCCCACCGAGCCGGAGACGGTGAACGGCGAGCGCGACGAGGACGGCTGCCCGGACACGGTTCCGGAGGAGAAGCCCGTCGCGAACGCCACGCAGCCCCCGGCCCCGCTCGCCCTGCCGCCCGCCCCGGTGGACACGGACGGCGATGGCATCCTCGACCCCGAGGACCGCTGCCCGACGGTGGCGGAGGACCCCGACGGGTTCGAGGACGAGGATGGCTGCCCGGATCCGGACAACGACAAGGACGGCATCGCGGACGCGGACGACCAGTGCCCGCTGGAGGCGGAGGTCATCAACGGCGTGAAGGACGACGACGGGTGCCCGGACAAGGGCGCGTCGAAGGTGCGCCTGGAGGGCTCGCGCATCGTCATCCTCGACAAGGTGTATTTCGCCACCGGCAAGGACGTCATCCTGCCGAAGTCGTTCCCGCTGCTGTCGCAGGTGGCCGCCGTGCTGCGCACCCACCCGGAGCTGGAGCTGGTGCGCGTGGAGGGCCACACGGACAGCCAGGGCGACGACGCGAAGAACCTGGACCTGTCGCAGCGCCGCGCGAACACCGTGCGCGACTGGCTGGTGAAGAACGGCATCGCGGCCGCGCGCCTGGAGGCGGTGGGCTCCGGTGAGACGAAGCCGGTGGACACCAACGACACGCCGAAGGGCCGGGAGAACAACCGCCGCGTGGAGTTCAACATCGTGAAGACCGCCGGCCAGGCGGAAGGAGTGTCGCCGTGA
- a CDS encoding FecR family protein, whose translation MRKAGAPLMLSLLLSASPMAGLAAEADSACGGLTFDNGRLTTGRPLEAKGPRTEACLREVAEAVKARPAIRGLTVAAKLPDAERLDGQGLAVAKAAAEVLVNAGIPRTRVSFVAPPGDANTPGQLQLAYVERPGQLSVARLRTASGQVTAAQGEAEPKPRVAGDPLYAGELVATGDTGRAELALADGSHLFLSPRSAVRLGTLELTAERQRKVLLDLVKGTVETQAAPGGAGSTFEVRTRGAVAGVRGTRFRVVQQEDGTSRVETLEGKVALGAEQASVDVDAGFGSRAKPAQAPEAPRALLAAPVQDRPRGGTYPKAPALVWKTVPGAKLYRVELASTADFTGDVRVQESANPTVDAAAPGAGKWFWRVLAVDADGFVGYPSKIFSFDVTG comes from the coding sequence GTGAGGAAGGCAGGCGCCCCCCTGATGCTGTCGCTGCTGCTGTCGGCCTCGCCCATGGCGGGACTCGCGGCGGAGGCGGACAGCGCCTGTGGCGGGCTGACGTTCGACAACGGCCGGCTCACCACGGGCCGCCCCCTGGAGGCGAAGGGCCCCCGCACGGAGGCCTGCCTGCGCGAGGTGGCGGAGGCCGTGAAGGCGCGCCCCGCCATCCGGGGCCTCACCGTGGCCGCGAAGCTGCCGGACGCGGAGCGGCTGGACGGCCAGGGCCTGGCGGTGGCGAAGGCCGCGGCGGAGGTGCTGGTGAACGCGGGCATCCCCCGCACGCGGGTGTCCTTCGTGGCGCCCCCGGGCGACGCCAACACGCCGGGCCAGTTGCAGCTCGCCTACGTGGAGCGCCCCGGGCAGCTCTCGGTGGCGCGGCTGCGCACGGCCAGCGGACAGGTGACGGCGGCCCAAGGCGAAGCGGAGCCGAAGCCGCGCGTGGCGGGCGACCCGCTGTACGCGGGCGAGCTCGTGGCCACGGGCGACACGGGCCGGGCGGAGCTGGCGCTGGCGGACGGCAGCCACCTGTTCCTGTCCCCCCGCAGCGCCGTGCGCCTGGGCACGCTGGAGCTCACCGCCGAGCGCCAGCGCAAGGTGCTGCTGGACCTGGTGAAGGGCACGGTGGAGACGCAGGCGGCGCCGGGCGGCGCGGGCTCCACCTTCGAGGTGCGCACGCGCGGCGCGGTGGCCGGCGTGCGGGGCACGCGCTTCCGCGTGGTGCAGCAGGAGGACGGCACCAGCCGCGTGGAGACGCTGGAGGGCAAGGTGGCCCTGGGCGCCGAGCAGGCCTCCGTGGACGTGGACGCGGGCTTCGGTTCGCGCGCGAAGCCGGCCCAGGCGCCGGAAGCACCTCGCGCGCTGCTCGCGGCCCCGGTGCAGGACCGGCCGCGCGGCGGTACCTACCCGAAGGCGCCCGCGCTCGTCTGGAAGACGGTGCCGGGCGCGAAGCTGTACCGGGTGGAGCTGGCGTCGACGGCGGACTTCACGGGCGACGTGCGGGTCCAGGAGTCCGCGAACCCCACCGTGGACGCGGCGGCGCCGGGCGCGGGCAAATGGTTCTGGCGGGTGCTGGCGGTGGATGCCGATGGCTTCGTAGGCTACCCGTCGAAGATCTTCAGCTTCGACGTCACCGGGTGA
- a CDS encoding CHASE2 domain-containing protein produces MTLPARGPRSSLLSSPALLRGLGVGVGLLLAVGSALTGGAPGPGERALYDFTVSRLLPPLPPTADLVLVEVDDRALAALGERWPLSRATWAKAFQSLAAYRPSAVVVDVLFDAPESRDALDLGEDVLERLRTSGLARTPEGASLASDLEARLYAQDGDARLTEAFSGLGTVILGSMALTEDAGSLPAQGEPLTPVPLDADRLRLGARGLSTSLASLRLAAWGSGTLNVLLDADGVIRRYPYAVRVDGKAWPSLALATALRLWPERSESLLRVASTDDGAPLMRLPAPDWLPRVSLADVLAAGPSSVGLDLALRGKTVFVGVTATGLHGQSTLPGQLAVPGVEIHAFAMDNLRTGRVLRATGPAQLLGLVETALVLGLLSWRTRRARSLGAVVGQAALLLVAHTAFVGWLMADPGWVVPLLPAVVGIVLVTLAEAVVRTGDLQRQSGALKRLFGRFPREGAPPPGGLVSGNGLDEEEAPRSSPGGPRR; encoded by the coding sequence ATGACCCTGCCTGCTCGCGGTCCCAGGTCCTCGCTGCTGTCCTCCCCTGCCCTCCTGCGGGGGTTGGGCGTCGGCGTGGGCCTGCTGCTCGCGGTGGGCTCGGCGCTGACGGGCGGCGCGCCGGGCCCGGGCGAGCGGGCCCTGTACGACTTCACGGTGAGCCGGCTCCTGCCGCCGCTCCCTCCCACCGCGGACCTGGTGCTGGTGGAGGTGGACGACCGCGCGCTCGCGGCGCTGGGCGAGCGCTGGCCGCTGTCGCGCGCCACCTGGGCGAAGGCCTTCCAGTCGCTGGCGGCGTACCGGCCCAGCGCGGTGGTCGTGGACGTCCTCTTCGACGCGCCGGAGTCCCGCGACGCGCTGGACCTGGGCGAGGACGTGCTGGAGCGCCTGCGCACCTCGGGGCTCGCACGGACACCCGAGGGCGCCTCGCTGGCCAGCGACCTGGAGGCGCGGCTGTACGCACAGGACGGCGACGCGCGCCTCACGGAGGCCTTCTCCGGGCTGGGCACCGTCATCCTGGGCAGCATGGCGCTGACGGAGGACGCCGGGAGCCTGCCCGCGCAGGGAGAGCCGCTGACGCCAGTGCCCCTGGACGCGGACCGGCTGCGCCTGGGCGCGCGGGGGCTGTCCACGAGCCTGGCCTCGCTGCGGCTGGCGGCCTGGGGCAGCGGGACGCTGAACGTGCTCCTGGACGCGGACGGCGTCATCCGGCGCTATCCCTACGCGGTGCGGGTGGACGGCAAGGCGTGGCCCTCGCTCGCGCTGGCGACGGCGCTGCGATTGTGGCCGGAGCGCTCGGAGTCGCTGCTGCGCGTGGCGTCCACCGACGACGGGGCGCCCCTGATGCGCCTGCCCGCGCCGGACTGGCTGCCGCGCGTGAGCCTGGCGGACGTGCTGGCCGCGGGCCCGTCCTCGGTGGGGCTGGACCTGGCGCTCCGGGGGAAGACGGTGTTCGTGGGCGTCACCGCCACGGGGCTGCACGGCCAGAGCACCCTGCCCGGCCAGCTCGCGGTGCCGGGCGTGGAGATCCACGCCTTCGCGATGGACAACCTGCGCACCGGCCGGGTGCTGCGCGCCACGGGCCCCGCGCAGCTCCTGGGTCTGGTGGAGACGGCGCTGGTGCTGGGGCTGCTGTCCTGGCGCACGCGCCGCGCGAGGAGCCTGGGCGCGGTGGTGGGCCAGGCGGCGCTGCTGCTCGTCGCGCACACGGCCTTCGTGGGCTGGCTGATGGCGGACCCCGGCTGGGTCGTGCCGCTGCTGCCCGCAGTGGTGGGCATCGTCCTGGTGACGCTGGCGGAGGCCGTCGTGCGCACCGGGGACCTGCAGCGGCAGAGCGGCGCCCTCAAGCGCCTGTTCGGCCGTTTCCCTCGCGAAGGCGCTCCTCCTCCAGGTGGACTTGTCTCCGGTAATGGATTGGATGAGGAGGAAGCCCCACGTTCGAGCCCCGGGGGACCTCGGCGTTAG